Genomic DNA from Kluyveromyces lactis strain NRRL Y-1140 chromosome C complete sequence:
ATGTCATCAAGTAAGAAAGCATCGTCATTCGTTTCTGGTTCCCACTGATCAACAATAGAGCTTTCgataatttcttccaaaCTTAAGAAgcttttatttttgttttcaatattcAAGTTCAAAAGCATTGAATAATCCCACTTTTTCATACACATATAAGTGTTGCAGAGATCATTGAGGTTTGCTTCCAAaactttatttttcttgaatgtGTTATGTTTCATCTTGtcttgatgaagataaCTAGAGGGTAAAATTCCAGAATTCTTCCAGTTAGAATTGATTCGTTCTTTAGGTATAGCATCCCATGCAATTTTAATGAATTTAAATGCATTTGTCATAGTTAAACAACTTTGTTCATATGTGAGTAGTTTGAAATCCGTAAGACTTTGTGAAATATTTTTCTGGAGATCAATTAAGGCTTTGTATTGTTGTACCCTATATCTTGCCTTAAATTCTTCTAATACCCCCCAATTGAACGGTAAAAATCTTGAATTAGCAGACGTGTAAATTAGCAGGATATTTTGAAGGTTTAAATTGACAATTCTGTGAGAGCATGAATCATCAAGTATAATCCAAATTTTTCTGTTATCTGAGACTAACCTTTTGTCAAATGCCACCAACCAATCATGGAATACAGTACTAGTCAACCAAGATTTTCTGTTACTTTGATATACAATCCCAAACCGCTTACCTGTTTTCTCACCTAGATGGACATCATTAGTACCGATATGGCTATCTTCCCCCATataatttttgaaagtgtTGTAATTTTCGTATCTACCTATTACCAAGGGgttcattttttcagtgCCACTCAAGTTTGCACAAAGCATGACAGTAATTACCTCTAATCTCTTCTGTATACTATTAGTTTCATACTGCGCATAATCTAAAGGAAGGTTGTATGCAAGAAATGTTTCATCCAAGGTAAATAGAGAATCTTCCGGAATTTGAGCAATAAattgcttcaaaagagtTCTTTCGTCAAAGTACCAGACTTTAGGATGTTTCGGCATATCGTGTTCGATTATATgagttgaaagattcattCGTGACAAAAAATTGGCAACCCACTTGTGACTAAACGAACCCTTTCCCTCTCTATATTCAGCTGGTATCTTATGCCAAACAGATTGAGCCGTATCCTGTATAATGGGTAAAGAGACAGGGATTCCGTTCCATATGGACTGAGAAACCCATTCTTGCAAAATCTTATGCACCAACAAGTTATTAGGACGTCGAAGCCTATTGGAATCCTTTTCATGCTCCTTACTATTCATGAACTCGCTTTTTTTTGCCAACAGTCGAGATATCGTTCCTTGAGAGGGCTTCGATGGAAGCTGATAAACCTGATATGCCCATTGCGCCAATTCGGCCTGAGTCCATTTCGGATGCTTTTCAGCCATAAGACAAATATTATACTTTTGCTCGATAGAAAGACCCATAGTGTCTCTATTTGATTAATTAAAGTAGGCAGAACAGTTGTATGGAAATCTTTGGTCCGACACTGTGATTTAGGCAACAAAAAAACTCGATACGAAAATAAGAACAACAACTAAACGGAAAAATATAGTACACTAAATGTCGCAATAACCCATTAACGTAATTTCGTCATTCAAAGTTGTAAAACTGCTGTGAAGTGCTTCAAATTCCCATTTGTTGATTCTAAATCCCCTTC
This window encodes:
- the PDC2 gene encoding Pdc2p (uniprot|Q01072 Kluyveromyces lactis KLLA0C11781g RAG3 RAG3 protein); this translates as MGLSIEQKYNICLMAEKHPKWTQAELAQWAYQVYQLPSKPSQGTISRLLAKKSEFMNSKEHEKDSNRLRRPNNLLVHKILQEWVSQSIWNGIPVSLPIIQDTAQSVWHKIPAEYREGKGSFSHKWVANFLSRMNLSTHIIEHDMPKHPKVWYFDERTLLKQFIAQIPEDSLFTLDETFLAYNLPLDYAQYETNSIQKRLEVITVMLCANLSGTEKMNPLVIGRYENYNTFKNYMGEDSHIGTNDVHLGEKTGKRFGIVYQSNRKSWLTSTVFHDWLVAFDKRLVSDNRKIWIILDDSCSHRIVNLNLQNILLIYTSANSRFLPFNWGVLEEFKARYRVQQYKALIDLQKNISQSLTDFKLLTYEQSCLTMTNAFKFIKIAWDAIPKERINSNWKNSGILPSSYLHQDKMKHNTFKKNKVLEANLNDLCNTYMCMKKWDYSMLLNLNIENKNKSFLSLEEIIESSIVDQWEPETNDDAFLLDDMDDLFNSFNTPSIKPVIPLENSVVQNGSKLISEQLPANPSFPTIVPGNNENSGVKISTVSELIDNNTEDIFGNMLDNNFFPDDMLTGINNAISEKANPGAVETNVSLPSADVSEESNNNTPYSEHENQTAFNAPPIVTSQNSSYNTREQPSSTVLSNYVNEILSNPTPAGLDNEKLVIMTTLQTNLELAKAMGTILKHSEVQEVGLSEDSLSEMRNGYQNCIKRISKAKHFLSSIDKKRRQKHIEQQLLGSHSVSPQDSISSINIDNSFFENFAENASSTSST